GGAAAAGGAGCGAGGGCGGCGGCTACGTCGGCCTGGGCTTGCAGCAGGGCGTGGGCCACCGGCTGAAGCAGCGGCGGTACGGCGGGCAGGGGCCCCCGGAGCCACACTTCGGGCAGGGTATCGGGCATGAGCTAGGGAAGAACAGGAGCAAGTTTAAAGTAAGGAAAGCTGTTTTTGGCTATTATACTCGTCTGGCGCCCGCTTGTAAACGCAGCTCTCCTGCGGCAGCAACCATTCACTCAGTGGGAGAGCTGCTTCGGCAAACTCAGCATAATCCGAAAAACAGCTTTTTGAATCGTTCGGCGGGCGGGGCGGCCGTACTTTTGTGGTCTATGTCCGCTACCATCCCCGCCGAAAGCCTGTTGGCTGCTGCCGAGCAGTTTGGCACCCCGCTCTACGTGTACCAGGCCGAAACCATCGCCCGGCAGTTTCACCAGTTGGAAACGGCCTTTACTGGCCACTCCACGCGCTTTTTCTACGCTTGCAAGGCCCTCAGTAACCAAGCCATTCTGCGCCACATCCGGGGCCTGGGCGCAGGCCTCGATTGCGTGAGCCTCAACGAAGTGAAGCTGGGGCTACACGCCGGCTTTGCGCCCGAAAATATCCTTTTCACGCCCAACAGCGTCACGTTTGAAGAAATTGTGGCCGCCAAGGACTTGGGCGTGCACTTGAACATCGATAATATTTCGATGCTGGAGCGCTTCGGCACCACGTACGGCGGCAGCTACCCGGTGTGCATACGCCTGAACCCGCACATCGAGGCGGGCGGCAACTACAAGATTTCCACCGGCCACATCGACAGCAAATTCGGCATCAGCATCCACCAGATGCGCCACCTGGAGCGCGTGGTGAAAGGTACTGGCTTGAACGTAAAGGGCCTGCACATGCACACGGGCTCCGAAATAAAGGACGTGGACGTGTTCCTGAGGGCCCTGGACGTGCTTTTTGAGGCCGCCCGCCGCTTCCCCGACCTGGAGTTTCTGGACTTGGGCTCGGGCTTCAAGGTGCCCTACAAGCCCGGCGACGTGGCCACCGACATGGCCGAGCTGGGCCGCCGCGTCACAGCGGCCTTCGCCGAGTTTGAGAAGGAGTACGGCCGGCCGCTGCAAGCCTGGTTCGAGCCGGGCAAATACTTGGTGAGCGAAAGCGGTTTTCTACTGGTGCGCGTGGCAGTGGTGAAGCAAACGCCGGCCACGGTGTTCGCCGGCGTCGATTCGGGTTTCAACCACTTGATTCGGCCCATGTTCTACGACAGCTACCACCACATCAGCAACCTGAGCCACCCCGACGGCCCCGAGCGGGTGTACACCGTGGTGGGTAATATCTGCGAAACCGACACCTTCGCCTGGGACCGCCGCCTGCCCGAAGTGCGCGAGGGCGACCTGCTGGCCTTCCACAACGCTGGGGCCTACGGCTTCGAGATGAGCAGCAGCTTCAACTCGCGCGTGCGCCCCGCCGAAGTGCTCCTCGAAAACGGTGAGTTGCGGCAAATCCGCCGCCGCCAAACGTTCGAAGATTTGCTGGCCGGCCAGGAATAACGGCGGCGCGGCCAGGGCCCGCACCACCGTTTGGGCCCCGGCCAGATACCAAATAAGAAGGGCGCTCCAGCTGGAGCGCCCTTCTTGCTCATAACCGGTTAATTAACAGCTAGTTGACCGTGTTCGCGGCCAACTGGGCCTTGCCTTTGGCGCTGCTGGTGGACTGGGAGCCGCCGGCGCTGGCCGCGCTGGCCGCTTGGGCGTTGGCTACCCGGGCGCTGGTATCTTGCGCGCCCTCGGCGGCTTGCTGGCTAAGGCGTTCCGGTGCGGGCCCGTTGGCGGGCTGGCTACCCTTCACCTGGATTTGGTGGCGCATGGTCTTCTGCTCGTCCTTGGGCACCGTCACGTGCAGGATGCCATCCTCAAAGGTGGCTTCGATTTGGCTCGGGTTCACGGTGTCGGGCAACTGAAACGAGCGCTGGAACGAGCCGTAGGAGCTTTCCACCACGTGGTAGCGGCGGTCGTTCTGGTCGTTGCGGAAGCTGCGCTCGCCCGAAATGGTCAGGCGGCCCTGGCGGAAGTCTACTTTAATGTCGTTTTGCTTGAGGCCGGGCAGCGCCACCTCCACTTGGTAGCCCTTTTCGGTCTCGTAAGCGTCGACCTGCGGCGAGAACGCCGCCACCCGGCTCCGTCCTGCCACCGAATCGTTGAAGAAGCGGTCAAGCATGGTGGAGAATGTCTGCGGCACGAGGTTCCCGAAGGAATCCTGATACGTTTGAATGGCCATGACGTGAAAAAGTTAAGGTTAGAAAAAAGGTTGAGAAGGATGAAAGTCGTTGCCGACTTAGGGATTTTTACGAACCTGATTTTTCCCGGGTTTCAAAAAAAAGTGTTCTTAATGGCCATTAAGAACACTTTTTTTAAATTTTTTTGCCGGCCGCGGGTCGGGCAGTGGCTGGGCCGCCGCGCCGGTGCCTAGCCGTTCATCACCCGCTCCTGGCGCATCACCGACTCCAGGTGTACGGCTTCCATGTAGCGCTCCACGAAGTCTTCGGTGAGGCCTACTTGGGCCCCCTGGCGCTTACTGCGCTCCATGATTTCGTTGAGGCGGGCGGTTTGAAGGATGGTGATATCGTTTTCTTTCTTGTACTGGCCGATTTTTTCGGCCACGGCCATGCGGCGGCCCAGCAGCTGCATTACCTCGGCGTCGAGGTTGTTGATTTGCTCACGCAAGCCGGCCAATGCCGTCAGGAATTCCGCCTTGTCGGTGGTTTCGTGGCGCCACACCAGGTCGGTGATGAGCTGGCCGAGCACCTCGGGCGTAATTTGCTGCTTGGCGTCGCTCCAGGCGTTGTCGGGGTCGATGTGGCTCTCAATCATGGTCCCGTCGAAGTCCAGGTCCAGGGCCTGCTGGGCCACGGCAAACAGCGTGTCGCGCCGCCCGCAGATGTGGCTGGGGTCGTTGAGAATGGGCAGCTCGGGCATGCGGCGCTTCATCTCGATGGGCAGGTGCCACATCGGCGCGTTGCGGAAATCGGTATTGCCGTAGCTCGAAAAGCCGCGGTGAATCATGCCTACTTGCTTCAAACCCGCCTTTTGCAGGCGCTCGATGGCGCCCACCCACAGCTCCAGCTCGGGGTGAATGGGGTTTTTTACCAGCACTGGAATGTCCACGCCGCGCAGGGCATTGGCAATTTCCTGCACCGAAAACGGGTTGCCGGTGGTGCGCGCGCCCACCCACACCAGGTCCACGCCGAAGGCCAGGCAATCCTCGACGTGCTTGGCGGTGGCCACTTCCACGGCCACGGGCAGGCCGGTCAGCTCGCTGGCTTTTTTCAGCCAGGGCAGGCCCTTGGCGCCCACGCCTTCGAAGCCGCCGGGCTTGGTGCGCGGCTTCCAGATGCCGGCGCGTAGGGCCTGCACTTTGCCGATGGCTGCTAGGCGCTGGCAGGTTTCAATGACCTGGTCTTCGGTTTCGGCCGAGCAGGGCCCCGAAATCAGGAACGGCTTGTCGTTGGGTTGGCGGTTGAAGAGCTTGTCGAACATGGGTTTGAGGAGATGGATTGTTTGCGGAGGGAATAACTAGCCGCATTTGTGCCGGCTTGTACCTTTTATTACTAAATTATTAGGGAATGGTCTTGCGGATGTGGTTGGCTTGGTGAATTTTGTCGGTCAGGCCGGCGTAATCTTCCTGGGCCAGCAAGTCGCGCAGGTGCTGGAGCTGGTGCAGGTGCTCGTCGAGCACGTCGAGCACGTTGGGCCGGTTCTGGCGGAAGATGGGCACCCACATGGCCGCCGAGCTTTTGGCCAGCCGCACGGTGGAAGCAAAGCCGCCGCCGGCCAAGTCGAAGATGCGCTGCTCCTCCTTTTCTTTCTCCAACACGGTGAGGGCCAGGGCAAACGAGGTGATGTGCGAGATGTGCGACACGTAGGCTGTGTGCAAGTCGTGGGCTTGCGCGTCGAGGTAAAGCAAGCGCATGGGCAGGGCGCGAAACAGCTTTTCGACCAGCTGCAGCGCGTCGGCGTCGCTGTGATTGGTGTCGCAGAGTACCACCGTTTTGCCTTCGTAGAGGCCCAGCACGGCCGCTTCGGGGCCCGAATACTCGGTGCCCGCCATGGGGTGCGTGGCCACGAAGCGGCCGCGGCGCGGGTGCCCGGCCACGGCTGCCAGCAGCGTCGCCTTGGTCGAGCCCACGTCAATCACCGTTTGGTGGGGCCCCGTGGCGTCGAGGACCTGAGGCAGCACGGTTAGCATGGCGTCCATGGGCACGGCTACCACCACAAGGTCAGCGCGGCGCACGGCGGCGGGCAGGTCAGCTTCTACCTCGTCCACCAAACCCAGTTCCAGGGCCCGGCGCGCGTGCTCGGCGCTCTGCTCCACCCCGATGAGGTGCGCAGCCAGCCCGTGCTGCCGCAGGCTGAGCGCCAGCGAGCCGCCGATAAGTCCGAGGCCGATGATGGTAACGGTCATGATGAAAGGTGT
This genomic stretch from Hymenobacter sp. PAMC 26628 harbors:
- a CDS encoding prephenate dehydrogenase, with translation MTVTIIGLGLIGGSLALSLRQHGLAAHLIGVEQSAEHARRALELGLVDEVEADLPAAVRRADLVVVAVPMDAMLTVLPQVLDATGPHQTVIDVGSTKATLLAAVAGHPRRGRFVATHPMAGTEYSGPEAAVLGLYEGKTVVLCDTNHSDADALQLVEKLFRALPMRLLYLDAQAHDLHTAYVSHISHITSFALALTVLEKEKEEQRIFDLAGGGFASTVRLAKSSAAMWVPIFRQNRPNVLDVLDEHLHQLQHLRDLLAQEDYAGLTDKIHQANHIRKTIP
- a CDS encoding Hsp20/alpha crystallin family protein, which translates into the protein MAIQTYQDSFGNLVPQTFSTMLDRFFNDSVAGRSRVAAFSPQVDAYETEKGYQVEVALPGLKQNDIKVDFRQGRLTISGERSFRNDQNDRRYHVVESSYGSFQRSFQLPDTVNPSQIEATFEDGILHVTVPKDEQKTMRHQIQVKGSQPANGPAPERLSQQAAEGAQDTSARVANAQAASAASAGGSQSTSSAKGKAQLAANTVN
- the lysA gene encoding diaminopimelate decarboxylase; translated protein: MSATIPAESLLAAAEQFGTPLYVYQAETIARQFHQLETAFTGHSTRFFYACKALSNQAILRHIRGLGAGLDCVSLNEVKLGLHAGFAPENILFTPNSVTFEEIVAAKDLGVHLNIDNISMLERFGTTYGGSYPVCIRLNPHIEAGGNYKISTGHIDSKFGISIHQMRHLERVVKGTGLNVKGLHMHTGSEIKDVDVFLRALDVLFEAARRFPDLEFLDLGSGFKVPYKPGDVATDMAELGRRVTAAFAEFEKEYGRPLQAWFEPGKYLVSESGFLLVRVAVVKQTPATVFAGVDSGFNHLIRPMFYDSYHHISNLSHPDGPERVYTVVGNICETDTFAWDRRLPEVREGDLLAFHNAGAYGFEMSSSFNSRVRPAEVLLENGELRQIRRRQTFEDLLAGQE
- a CDS encoding chorismate mutase translates to MFDKLFNRQPNDKPFLISGPCSAETEDQVIETCQRLAAIGKVQALRAGIWKPRTKPGGFEGVGAKGLPWLKKASELTGLPVAVEVATAKHVEDCLAFGVDLVWVGARTTGNPFSVQEIANALRGVDIPVLVKNPIHPELELWVGAIERLQKAGLKQVGMIHRGFSSYGNTDFRNAPMWHLPIEMKRRMPELPILNDPSHICGRRDTLFAVAQQALDLDFDGTMIESHIDPDNAWSDAKQQITPEVLGQLITDLVWRHETTDKAEFLTALAGLREQINNLDAEVMQLLGRRMAVAEKIGQYKKENDITILQTARLNEIMERSKRQGAQVGLTEDFVERYMEAVHLESVMRQERVMNG